tatgactgAATTGTTCCGATTACAAATAATACTTAGGGATGTTATGGAAAGtgggtttttgttttttgaatgagACGCTGAAGGAAATATTGATTTCctccatattaaaaaaaatattcagcaaATTGTtcttttcatttggaaacatccaTTTTTCAGTGTGGAGTCTATTTATATCTATAGATTATTTAACAAAATTTTTTAATTAGTTATGCCATCTTAAAATTGctcaaatgaataaaaatgtctaCAGGGTTCCTACACCTCTAAAACAATGAATTTTCAAAAAACTTTCCAGCCTTTAATGATTACTGGCTGAGgaaatttaaaagtaattagaaaataattacaaatataaagAGTTCACACAATGATCAATAaaagattcaatattttaaagctgaGCATACCCTGAAAATGTATATGCAATATCAGAATTTCAatgtctttttaagattttattaatttctaaGACTTTTCCcaagcctggaaatcacaatttcaaaattcccttatatttagagGTTTTTCCTTTTAATTTGATAAGAGCACTAAATCTTTACTGTTATATAACTCTTAGATTGTTCAGGCAGGTGTATTTTTACTACCTACCTGTCCAGCAGAGTGAGCTGGCAGAGGAATTGCAGTTACACGTGGTGACAAGAGCATCGTCCTCTCCTCCCAGACTCAGATCAAAGATATTCACAAGCCCATCTGTGGCCCCAGAGGCCAAACGGTCTGCCTTTTGTGGGTGGAACTTCACCGCAGTGATGTCATCACTGTGTGACTCTGAGTACACGCCCAGCAGACCGCCCTGCTTTGAGCCGGTCTCAACCCCTTGCTGAACCATACGTGCATCCCAGAATACTAAAAAACTGTCTTCTTCCACCCGCTCCGTGCCTGCGCATAGCACATGATCATTGCAACACACATCAAAGGAGCAGTATGAATGGGTCGCATCACTACGGAACACCTGGGTTGAGCCGGAATTGGGCCGTCGGACGTCCCAGCAACGCAGTGTCCCATCACTAGAGCCGGTGAACAGGAGGTGGGGGGAGAGGTGAGAGAAACGGACCCCACGCACAGGAGCTGTGTGACCCTGGAAGTCCCCCACCAGGCGGAGTGTCTCTCTGCAGTGCAGGTGCACAGAGTGATTAGAGCAGCACAAAGCAAGCACATCTGACCCTGCAGCAGAGCCACTGCTGGCAGAGGATGGAAGAGAGAGGTCCAGAATGTATGTGGGCTCACTGGGCTGCAGTCTCCGGGTGATGGAGAGATCCCTAAAGGTGTTTTCAAGAGTGTCCATGACTGTCTCAGATTACCCTGGCaccttaaatgaaacaaataattaGTTATTTTGCAGATGCTTTCATCAAAAGTGACTTGCAATAATAGAGATCAAATATCTTGATTAAAAAGACACACTTAAACTGATCTGATGttttttgatcataatcttgaccaaccattttgcagatttcagtctttccccattcccCAGTAGATAGGAGCAGCACTgtcatgctgcttgtttacatagaaaatagcagccTGGGTACACTTTATTTATGTCATCTGTGACTTACACTAACACCTAAGGGAATGGATGCAGCAGCATCACTCAGACACAATCGTTTTCAGATACTGATGTCATTGCAGAAATACACTGAGATATACAAATGAGAtagagtgtccaataacagggcggttgcctggtcatgtgatcatatcCCCATGAATAGTagaataacatttacattttacatttatgcatttggctgaaagcgaattacagtgcccttattacagggacaatccccctggagcaacctggagttaagtgccttgctcaaggacacaatggtggtggctgtggggattgaaccaacaaccttccacttaccagttcagtgctttagtccgaAATCACAATAAATATCTTTAAAAGTAAAATCATGaatcttaaaataaatttttgcaagtgtaaaaaaaaagaactaaagtATTGTGACAGTATCATACCAAGCCATGAACAATTTCATGTATATATTGTAATTGGAAAgataatgcattaaaaacatcGTAGCCATAGTCCAGAGGTCTTCAAAGGGGGGTCTGCCAGTTATTGTTTAATTTCAAActaatttttgtaataaaataaaataatgcattcaaataaatacaatattatgtcaACCTTAACCAAATATAAAGTTAATACAGTTTGATTaagtgaaattaaaatataatgcacAGGTACTCTGTTCAGcaacaattattaattttatggttttgcaatgtaaacatcataaagTATGTAAATACATGGCAGCAACTAAACGCATGTTATTATAGAccaggcttaaaatgcaacactcaagaTTTAGTGTAAACAAGATAAcctgataaataaataactgagatacattaataaataaataaaaacctggaTCGTTTCAAACCTacgtgaagttggccccccacccaacgcaaaacgtcggcaaaatagtctcaatcgtttgtgctccgtttgtgctgtaaatatgttagtttgtgctgcttcggtttttaaaGTATTAGACATTGAGTTATAGGCgatgatgtcaccagcccccacacatgctccaaattcacccaaaataagctcaatcatctgtgcttcgtttgtgccggtaaaagttttgtttgtgctgcttcggttttttaaatattagacactgaattacaggcgaattataaatgctgatatttattgaatacaatactgacagaataaaatagatcacttaatggtcacaaaaatcaaatataggttagtagcagtctcggtcattctgattactatatattaggctactatattatatatttctaaaataggtctatcttgttttgtgtgtagtcagtacgatttatgagcagtgagcattttatttcgggtttgtcatttcaatctcttaccaaaatgttggatgaagatgttttaatacaacaacaactccttattaatgtttttgtagtcgctatggtgtttattaaaaacgtattggtgttcagacagcagcagctcaatattcatctgatgtctgtcggactctttttctgtcactcactttcgcTCAGCTCTGGGCACGAGAACAAAAGCGCAAATCTCCTCGATGTGAACACACTTTTAGTGTCGAATTGCCGAAGACTTTCTGTCAAGACTAATCATcacatcatttgttcaataaacaattatctttacttcattcactggtctttcctgattgaactttttatgtatttacatgGAGTATCATCTGCTACACTTCACTGCCATCACTAGGCAcaagtgacacttctgttcaagatgctcatgtggaaattagtgtagagttagtagagaaaaagtcgatataaatcaaactacaaaagtcATTACTAAATAAAATTCTGGCCAATGTAAGTACAATATTTTAACACTTgtcagttacaatattatttgttaacttcaagaataatgatacaacattcaagagagctaagattgtcaatgtttattgaacagaaaactcattgctaatactaatatatgctaattaagttgcacatgtgacccatgttagttttttgaatacattgtgcatctaggggtcaacattaccatattggtcctaatataagatatattatccttatatattattactatattatattatccttatattcggaccagtacagtaatacatgaaaacaagtttatactgaacataacattttttgagtcaggattatttaagtgggtaattatgttttgcttatgccaGATGCCCAAGAAACAAGCAGTCGACAGAGATTCCATTTTCACTGTCCTGTGTTCATCAAAAGAGGCCATAGTCCAAAATGGCAGCATAGCTACtcctaattaaaaacatttaaaaatcgtattgtttccaaacttttgacctgtactgtataggcccacacacacacacacacacacacagcctatgTATGTATAAACACAGAGCTACAGCAAACAGATTAGGGTGCCTGTATTTATGACAATGTTAATATTACTACTGTTattcacataattacatacaGTAACAAGTAAAAACACTTTGAGTTTGTGTTACATTCTATGTGATCCGCTGTGTCCGTTAAAAGTTGAAAACGCACAGTGGATAGGTAACAGTTAAGTGAATGCGACTATTTATGTGATTTGGTTTGCCATTTGGATCTTACCTTGTTACTTCAactgtattgttaaaaaaaaaagactgtcgcaaaaacgaaacttttaccggcacaaaccagcacaaccgattgagcttattttgggtgaatttagagcatgtgggggggcgGGTGACGTCATCGtctataattcaatgtctaatgttttaaaaaccgaagcagcacaaacgaaacttttaccggcacaaacgattgagactattttgccgacgttttgcgatgtgtggggggccaacttcacgcaggttCTATACCACTGTCAGTGttcaataatcagaatcagaattctgCATTGCTAGGACATCtagatatataaataatatgGTTATATTGTTTTCATGCTTTCGTAATTCTGTTGgcgttataaaaaataaactctgATTTTATCATCCTTAACAACAAATGAAAGTAAAATACTCACATGTGATATCGTTGGCAGACATCAGTTGTATCACCGCCTAAAATGCTCTCCGGAAACACAGTATTGGAGAACATTAGTTCCGTCGTGTGTTTAGTTCTCGTTTGTTCTAAaaactaaaacatattttaatgaaacaatattTATGAATCTGAGAAGCGATAAcgtaaaaacattattatttgtattcgTGTCAACAATCAATGAAATGAGGTGAGAGACTGTCAACAGAGACTGGCACTCAAGCcctccactagatggcagtatttCTCTTTAATATAAAATGTGATACCTTCATTTTATACAAGAGTCAGGCCATTATGAGACATTTAACGATGACTTTAGAGAGAACGCTTTAACATTTGTTTAATTGAACTCTACAGATATAGAAATGCTTTATATTCCATTATTATAGAAGTGTTGTTTATAACTTTTTACCACGATTACAACAGTTACCACACTAtcacagtttctgccaaaataagtTACTAGTTATTGACATTGCCATTTACCATATAAAATTGATATGAGCTATCcttcaaacatttttagaaacttTTAGAATCTTTCTGTCATTAAATTACTTGAAAATCATAAGTAATCGATTatccaatcatatttaatcaaatcatAACTAAATGATTACTatccaatcatatttaatcaaactcaTTACTAGTTATAATGACCAGTTGGTATTAACACCACTGCCATCAAAACATGTAGGGGAAGGTC
The genomic region above belongs to Myxocyprinus asiaticus isolate MX2 ecotype Aquarium Trade chromosome 23, UBuf_Myxa_2, whole genome shotgun sequence and contains:
- the wdr89 gene encoding WD repeat-containing protein 89, translated to MDTLENTFRDLSITRRLQPSEPTYILDLSLPSSASSGSAAGSDVLALCCSNHSVHLHCRETLRLVGDFQGHTAPVRGVRFSHLSPHLLFTGSSDGTLRCWDVRRPNSGSTQVFRSDATHSYCSFDVCCNDHVLCAGTERVEEDSFLVFWDARMVQQGVETGSKQGGLLGVYSESHSDDITAVKFHPQKADRLASGATDGLVNIFDLSLGGEDDALVTTCNCNSSASSLCWTGKDLDQLLCLTHAEGLHLWDLAQPDSDDPFTLLSSTDARTLVQLPDGASLEYFVGGTWLSDEGRILLVGGTNHGELHLLDCNGSGLKLIKSLKRGHSATVRCFQWDVIGRSLLTGGEDGQLLQWKAGAEEISVRKKDTLKSISSMQLKSKAHRKHASVKDKTKPV